From the genome of Primulina huaijiensis isolate GDHJ02 chromosome 11, ASM1229523v2, whole genome shotgun sequence:
ACTAAAGAAAGCCACAAGTTCTGGGCAGGTTTCTGATCACCACCACcttcttaaaatttcaaaaaacttaaaataaataaatccctCTTGCTGAGGCAACCTTCTTGATACGATGCCTCATGAAACAACCATTTGTTTGAAACGTCCCGGTAAAAATAGTTCAACGGTCCTTTCTTCAGTGAGTGCAATTGAGAAGAAACAAATACTTCGCATAATCGACAGCAAAGATGTTGATTTAATTCCTTTTAAATATCCAGTTAACATATCAGACGGAGAATAGAAGCTTAAGGTACAGCTTGACGACATTTCACAAAATTCGGGATGGAAGAAACGTAGAACCAAACAAAAAGCGTTGTAGTGATAAACAAACATCCAATGAAAATAACAAGCGCATGCATTACTCATCATTGGAACAAAAAAACTGCAGAGTTGTCACAGAACTTACAAACCAAACATCCTTTAATTCAAAAGGTAAGTAAACAAATACATGCAAGTCAAGTGACACAAGCCTGAGAGCAAAAGGATCACGAGCAACAGAAGAGGGCTTGCAGGAGCATAAAATCCTGTGTAAATAAGCAATTCTAGATCTACAACTTAGTAAGAACCCCGAACGTGTGCAGAAGTGATATTAAGTTCCTTGATTTGATGGCATAGTTATATCACCTCACAAGTTAGCAGAGAACTCGCATCAGATTTTTTCATCTATTCTTCCACCATCCAATTTTGCCATGTTTTGCACTGATCTTCATATATTTCGGTAAATCTCAAGGACTTAAAGTTTTACTATCACAACCTAGTTGCCATCAACATTGCGCGAATTTTGGCCCTTAAATCATCTGGAACCTCAGAAGTGGTTCCAGGGGGTTGAGAAGTGGCCCTTTCATGCGAAATTAGTGCACCGACAGAAGTTTCTCGACTGACATGACCACTTGCAATTCCACTAGATCCCTCTGATACTTTAAAGCAGACCTCACCCTCTTCCAACTCATCTCTTTCatcatttatttctttttcgTTTTTATCCAAACTAGTATGATTATGATCCTCATCATCTGAAGAACTATCATGCTCGAGGTAGTGCCGAGATTTTTTGTCTCCAGAAGAATGTCCATTTCGATGCCTATGCTTATCCCTACCATGACCTGAAGAGTGCTGAGAACGGTGCTTTTTCTGAGAGTGTTGGTGGTCTCTTCCACCACTATCACTTTCATTTTCTTCATCTGAGCGTTTTTTGGATGAACATCGTCGCTTTCTGGAGGAATGATGAGAGTGATGCTTCTTCCTACACTGTTTATGATcctttacctttttatatgtgaCTACATGCCCATCATCCTCATTCTGTGAATGGCGAGAGTGATGCTTTGGTTTAGAGCACTCATGGTCCCTGTCCTCTTCATTTCTTGCTCCATCATTGTTTTCATCATAGGAGGAATGAGACCGACACCTTCTCCTGGAGTGCTTCCCATCAATTTCCTCAGCATTTCCATCCTCATCATGTCTTCTAGATCTTGAATTATACTTTGATCTTGAGCAACCCTTGTTATGCCTCTTTTTTTCTCCATCATCACCATCTTCTTCATCGGTATTGTCACATCCTCCAGATCTGGCTCTATACCTTCTTCTTGCCAGTCTCTCCCTATGCTCCTCGCCAAAATATATTCTCTCAAGATTTTCAACTGTGGCAGTCCTTTCAGCATCTGTTGGAGCAGAGATACCTCCTCCGTCTTTGCCAGTAAGGTTGATCTCATTGGCAGACTTAGAGGCTCCGAACTCCAGAGGATCTGCTGATGATTCGCGTGATGCTTGATTTTTCAATGGAACAGCTCCAGTTTTCAACATGGCCACAAACATTTTAGCCCTCTTCAGCCTATCAGCTTTCACCTTCTGCTCCTCAGTCAACTGTGCCTCTTGGTCACGTGAAGCTTCAAGACAGGTACTCAAAGTTGTATTGGGGGCaagggtagaaactttatgacTTCCATTCCGATCAGCATTTTCAGTTTGGGACGAATAAAGACTGATTGGACTTGTAGACCGATTACCCTCACTGTGATTGATATCACTCTGAGCATTCAGCGGAGCATTAGAAATCCTCAAATTTGACTTATTGAGACCTTTAATAGCAGCCTGAAGAATAGCAGCTGCAGCTGCAGCATCAACAGTGACACCACATTCTTGCTCTGTTCCTTTGGATCGTGACTCCTGCACGTCCTTCTTCGGTTTGCCTATTACCATTTTGAACTTCTCTTTGATGTCAGATTCTGGAGGAATGTCACCGACATCAGAATCCAGTGATGAGAATTCATTTTTCTTGTGTACAAAGGCTTTTCTGTCTCCACGACCTACTAGGCCATCCTTACCAGAAGAACTCCTGCCATTTGTCTTTACAAAAGAACATACCAAAATATTGATTGAGCACAAAATGATGTTCAAATAAGCCAACCTTGTAAACCACAACTTATGAAACACTATGTCCACATAATAAAACCTTATACACCAAGACTGCAAAGAATTGAGCCATTCAGGCTCCACCTCAGAGCGAGAAAATATCGGTAGAAAGAGAATCAAGCAGAAAATGATGCAAATAAATAAACGTATAAGCCTTAGGCTCCACTTAAGTTTGCCCCTCCAAACCTTATTGACCACATACAACTTAAATCATTCTAGATACTTGACAACAGCTGTGATTCAGCCTCCACCGCACAAACAAGTCaaatttgagaaattttttatcgaaaatatcattttaaagaaGTTATGCCTTTGAATATTTTCAGATCTTTGCTTCAAAAAGTTCATTCAAAAGTTGATTAGGTATGTCACTGACAAAAGTTCTACGTAAGAGTGCGATAATACAGCACCAATTAGCTTTCTCATCTAGCGAAAAAGATGAATTTAAGCGGATTACAAGATGTTTTGATCACACAGAGCACACAACCAGAAGGAACAGACCCATGAAAAATAGCGTACTTCATGATGTTCACGTGAAAAGAAGAATGCACAAGTGAAAATACCTCTTGACCAGTTTGAAGCACTTTTAAATAGTAAGAATTGTACTGGTTTGATGGAAGAAGAAAAGGGAATCTCCCGTGCTTTATGTCTTGCTCAATAAGAGTTGCTTCAAATTGTCTCCCATTTCTAGTAATAAATTCAACAATCCTATCAATCAGGCCCTTCAATTCAGGTGGAGGCTCTAAAATTATTGGTTCAATCTTAGAAAGAATTCCCAAAGTAGAGCTCCCGGTCTTCTCCGCTGTAGCAGAAAAGGAACCAGATTCGCCATTCTTCTTTGGGCCTTTTAAATTTCCAGATTTGGATGCAGAGATCGATGAATTTTTCTTCACTGAGAAAACCTTCTCTTTAATGGAAGGAGTTATATTTCTAGATAACAACACATCCTTTGCTACGTCTGCATTGGATTCCATCTTATTTAAACCATGAGCAACAAGACTATTGACAGAATTGCTATTATCCTGGGAAAGCTCATATTCAGTATTTGCATTACAGTCACTATCCTCTTCTTCCCCAGACCCATATGCAGAACCAAGTAAGGACAAAGCTCCCCCAACACCATTCGTATTATGGTGTTCTCCATGAACATCTTTCATCTCGCCTTGAGATTTTTCATTATGTTCAGAATGCAAAAGCTCTGGGTGTTCAACGAGAAATCTGAAGTAAGAATGAAGATGATGGTCAGGCATCAAGAAACCAAATGTTGGATTATCTCCCTGCTTCACCCGCAGGATAATCTCTGACTGGCCACCATGTTTGCTGGCAAACATTGCAGTTCTTGCTATTATCTGATGCACCTTCTCTGTTGGAGGCTGAAAAAAAGAGGCAACAGTGCAAAGGCACAAAAGAGAAAAGTCCATTATAATGATAAATGACAAATACATGAAATCTGAAACCCAAAAACCTGCCAAAATTGAGAAATCACATACCAAAAAGTCAATTCAATGATATTACTAAAGTAGAAAAATCACAAAACAACCAAAGCAGAAAGAATAATATTAGGGAATATCTGTCCTGTCAAGTAGTAAACTGATAGTCCTCAAAGAAAATTACGACTTTCCTAATCCCACCTGCAAGGCCCTTTGTCATGACATGAAAAGGAAACAAGGTGCCTGTGTTCGGCAACCTAAGATCACAGGTAGATCATCCTTGCTCCAAGCATCTGAAAACTTGACACTGCGAACCTTAGATAACAAATGCGTCTTATGTAATTACAGTTGGCCATACTGGATGATCTGAGTTTTGACCTAGTAACAAAATATTAATCTCATTTGAAAAGGCACAAAATCTAGTGATTCAAGTCTGCGTGCTTACCAAGGATTGGAGAAGGATCGGTGGAATGGCAAATGGGGGGATAAATCCACAGAAATCCATCTCAGTATCAGCTTTCTTTGAACCAGCAGAATAATCATTCTCCCCATAAGAGTAGCCAACAGCATAATAGCCTCCGCCATTTGATGACTTTTCACACTCCTCTACCTCTGGAAACAAGACAAACCAATACAATGATATTTAAATATCATGTTAAACCAATGCTAAGCAAAACAAGTATACATTGAAGCAATATAACTACACATGAATAACACAAGGAAAGACAATAAGAAGACTTACTTGTAACTGGAAGCAGAAAGTCAGTTAGAGCCTTCCTGCATATTTGGAAGCATAAAGCAAAGAAGTATGGTACCAGCACAAACTAGATAGCTATTACACCCTTGTTCGTCCTATCCTGTTTAAGGACACTTTAGCAGATATATTTTTGGCAACAGCCGTAACACGAATCTCCATAGAACAAATCTCCAgcgtttttgtcatttttttaggAGAGACTATGCAACTAAACTCATATATTTTTCCGAAAACAATTCAGAAGGGAGTCTCTAGCTTTATATCTGAAACCGTAATTAGAGATATAAATTTACATCAGGTCAGGCCCCTGCAGTTCATTTTTACGTATTGACTGATATTCATTGTGATCCCCCcaaaaaagtaaaaacaaaaataataataagtcgAAATAATAAACAGTGATCCAAAGAAAAGTCAATCAAAGACTAAGAAAAGAAACATGGAGaaagcaagaagaaaacaattGTATACCAGGTTGATCGGAATGAGAAGGAAGGTCGAGATATCGCTCGTGATCAAGCTGAGATTCAAGAGCCGTGTCCTCTGGGACTATATGTTCGGAATTTCGATTGCAGCGACGAGGCGGAGGCGGTGCGGAGAGGAGGTGCCGGACGTCGTATCTGTCAATTTGGAGGGAGTACCACTCGACAAGGGCCCGATTGGAGTTAACGAAATCCGCAGTGGCATCATCGTCGAACAGCAGAGCGTGGCGTCCGACCACCTGTAAATCCATATCCGCTTGCAGATTTTCCAATCGATCGTGCTGTATTGATTGATTATTAATTTGTTATAGATAACTAATGAACCCTAGGAAGAAAAAAGGGGGAAAACATGGAGTCGTTTATCAACAACCACGATAAAACCGGGGTTTGTGGTCTGACAATTATTGGGCCAATCACGGGCCACTTGACTTAGAAAGGCCCATTAAGAGAGCCTACTGCCACCTGATGGCCAATATGAAATCTGTGTCTCCAACTTCTCCGAAAATCGAACCGGATCGAATCAAGGTTCGATTTCAAGTTTGCTCGAAACATTTGAACATATCAGTGAGATATTcgaaaaaaactcaaaatatatatttaatatataatcattAAATAATTCGGTGAGCAGTTCATGAACTatcgaataaaataatttgacacgaaaaaaatttgaacatcTTATATTTTGGTTTGAATTCGATAATTTTTAGCACAggtcaaatatttttcatgtccTTTCGGTTCATTTAACAATATTAATTATTCTTCGTCCATACTGGTTTTTGTCCAACATGTGTTTCTTGGGGGCTGCAACGTGCTTCACTCGAAGGCATTGTACTATTTCAAACTCAAAAGCAGATCCGATTCATTGCTTGATGGTGCACTTGTtcctttaaataatatttatttttctcacCAAATAAACATTAATCCTGGAACGTGACATTAATCTTGGAACTCACATTCCAATGAGAATATGTAATTTATTATCAACCTATAATGaatatttagtaaatatatatatatatatatatatatatcaagaggGTTTAAATTTAGTATTTATGTGCATATTATATGAATTGAACAAAGAATCTgataattgaaaatataatacaTAGAACAAATTATTATATCAATATCAATCATACAAAGTCGAGGTTCTTCTAGGAAGGAAGGGCTTCACTTTTTCTCGATGATGCCGACAGGACATACTAAATAAGAGTAAGTAAGAAAGAAGACAGAACATATTAACAACTTGAGCTTAACTCTTTGACGACCACTTTTGACAGAATAAAGTTAAATCACACATCAAAGTAATTGTATATATCTGGCACACATTTAAGACAAGATATCCCATCCCACATACCACAAACCTTAAAACATGTGGTTTTCGCACACTTTTTTTGCTCGTGTTCTTGTTTTGGCATTTGTGTTCCCTCTCTTCGCATCCGCACACATATGTACCGATGAGTTCCTAACAGAGGTTAGTGAAATTAATGTCACTAAAAAGTTTTGCAacttaaaaaccttaaaggtCGAATTTGGGTGGAATTTCGACAACGAGACTCGTCGGTTAGACATCGCATTTGGGGGGAGGCTACACGGCGAGACAGGGTGGCTGGCGTGGGGGCTGAATCCGCAGGGGCCGCACATGGTCGGGACTCGAGCGTTGATTGGCATCAAGAGGCAGAATGGCACGTTGGAATGGCATAAGTACAACATCACGGAGGCCACCAGAAATGGCTGTCAGCTTCTGCCATCTGAAGATATAGGGCTCGACGTGCACAACTTTAGCTTCGTTCATAAGGTCCATATGGGATATTATGTGATATTGGCCACGATTTTCTTGCCTAAAGAATACAACAGTTCGAGGGCTAATGTTGTCTGGCAAGTCGGGGAGCACGCAACTGAAAGTGGGCCGCTTATGCATCCTACATCCATCCAGAATTTTGACACTGCTGAGGTTATCGATTTGGTTTCTAACAAAGTGATTGGTTACACGGCTCATCGCCGCCGCCAGTTGAGAACTGTAAGCGCAAGTTTTCACATTCTTTTCACATCATGATTCTAGTCCCAGTCCCAGAATTCGTGTTTGAATTAACCGTTTTGATTAATGAAGGCTCATGGGATAATAAACATTGTGGGATGGGGAGCATTTATACCCATTGGTGTGATAGCTGCGAGGTACTTCAGAAATTTTCCTAGACGATGGAGCTTGTGGTTCGTGGCACACGTCGGTTGCCAGATCACGGGATACAGCCTAGGCGTAATCGGCTGGGGAATCGGACTCTGGCTGGGGAACAGCTCCAAATACTATATTTTCCAAACACATCGGAACATAGCCATAATCATATTCACTTTTGCGACTATGCAAGtaaatacatttgatttaacCGATTTGATTTCTAAATTCATCTAACAAATTACTGATGCACAAGCAATCAATCCTTCTATGTGTAGATGTTCTCGTTGAAATTAAAGCCGAAGGTTACAGACGAATACCGGAATTACTGGAACATGTATCACCACTTCTTGGGATACTCTTTGCTGGCGGTGGTGTCTGTGAATATATTTTATGGGATCAGGATTTTTGGGGAGGACAACGGCTGGAAATGGTCTTATGTTGGATTGCTTGGAGCACTGGGCGGAGTAGCCCTGATATTTGAAGTTTATACGTGGATAAAATTTTGTCTAGTGAAAgcgaaagaaagaaaaattggtTCAAAAGATCAGATTTCCGCAGCAGTTGTAGCTGCTACTGCAGCTAGTGCTGGAGACAGATAGTTCCGCCCGCATCACCTGCTATTGGAGGCAGTGACATTCTGTTGGATCTTATCGTGTGCAtcaaagtaatttttttaaaagcgtTCCTTTTTCTCTCGCATGTATTGATTATGGAAAATAGTTTTATTTGGTCtgttgatttaaaattttgggtTTTTGTCTACTGTatactaatttttaattttgggaTATTTTGGTCTGATACATCG
Proteins encoded in this window:
- the LOC140988021 gene encoding uncharacterized protein isoform X2 is translated as MYLSFIIIMDFSLLCLCTVASFFQPPTEKVHQIIARTAMFASKHGGQSEIILRVKQGDNPTFGFLMPDHHLHSYFRFLVEHPELLHSEHNEKSQGEMKDVHGEHHNTNGVGGALSLLGSAYGSGEEEDSDCNANTEYELSQDNSNSVNSLVAHGLNKMESNADVAKDVLLSRNITPSIKEKVFSVKKNSSISASKSGNLKGPKKNGESGSFSATAEKTGSSTLGILSKIEPIILEPPPELKGLIDRIVEFITRNGRQFEATLIEQDIKHGRFPFLLPSNQYNSYYLKVLQTGQETNGRSSSGKDGLVGRGDRKAFVHKKNEFSSLDSDVGDIPPESDIKEKFKMVIGKPKKDVQESRSKGTEQECGVTVDAAAAAAILQAAIKGLNKSNLRISNAPLNAQSDINHSEGNRSTSPISLYSSQTENADRNGSHKVSTLAPNTTLSTCLEASRDQEAQLTEEQKVKADRLKRAKMFVAMLKTGAVPLKNQASRESSADPLEFGASKSANEINLTGKDGGGISAPTDAERTATVENLERIYFGEEHRERLARRRYRARSGGCDNTDEEDGDDGEKKRHNKGCSRSKYNSRSRRHDEDGNAEEIDGKHSRRRCRSHSSYDENNDGARNEEDRDHECSKPKHHSRHSQNEDDGHVVTYKKVKDHKQCRKKHHSHHSSRKRRCSSKKRSDEENESDSGGRDHQHSQKKHRSQHSSGHGRDKHRHRNGHSSGDKKSRHYLEHDSSSDDEDHNHTSLDKNEKEINDERDELEEGEVCFKVSEGSSGIASGHVSRETSVGALISHERATSQPPGTTSEVPDDLRAKIRAMLMATRL
- the LOC140988021 gene encoding uncharacterized protein isoform X3 → MDFCGFIPPFAIPPILLQSLPPTEKVHQIIARTAMFASKHGGQSEIILRVKQGDNPTFGFLMPDHHLHSYFRFLVEHPELLHSEHNEKSQGEMKDVHGEHHNTNGVGGALSLLGSAYGSGEEEDSDCNANTEYELSQDNSNSVNSLVAHGLNKMESNADVAKDVLLSRNITPSIKEKVFSVKKNSSISASKSGNLKGPKKNGESGSFSATAEKTGSSTLGILSKIEPIILEPPPELKGLIDRIVEFITRNGRQFEATLIEQDIKHGRFPFLLPSNQYNSYYLKVLQTGQETNGRSSSGKDGLVGRGDRKAFVHKKNEFSSLDSDVGDIPPESDIKEKFKMVIGKPKKDVQESRSKGTEQECGVTVDAAAAAAILQAAIKGLNKSNLRISNAPLNAQSDINHSEGNRSTSPISLYSSQTENADRNGSHKVSTLAPNTTLSTCLEASRDQEAQLTEEQKVKADRLKRAKMFVAMLKTGAVPLKNQASRESSADPLEFGASKSANEINLTGKDGGGISAPTDAERTATVENLERIYFGEEHRERLARRRYRARSGGCDNTDEEDGDDGEKKRHNKGCSRSKYNSRSRRHDEDGNAEEIDGKHSRRRCRSHSSYDENNDGARNEEDRDHECSKPKHHSRHSQNEDDGHVVTYKKVKDHKQCRKKHHSHHSSRKRRCSSKKRSDEENESDSGGRDHQHSQKKHRSQHSSGHGRDKHRHRNGHSSGDKKSRHYLEHDSSSDDEDHNHTSLDKNEKEINDERDELEEGEVCFKVSEGSSGIASGHVSRETSVGALISHERATSQPPGTTSEVPDDLRAKIRAMLMATRL
- the LOC140988021 gene encoding uncharacterized protein isoform X4, which encodes MFASKHGGQSEIILRVKQGDNPTFGFLMPDHHLHSYFRFLVEHPELLHSEHNEKSQGEMKDVHGEHHNTNGVGGALSLLGSAYGSGEEEDSDCNANTEYELSQDNSNSVNSLVAHGLNKMESNADVAKDVLLSRNITPSIKEKVFSVKKNSSISASKSGNLKGPKKNGESGSFSATAEKTGSSTLGILSKIEPIILEPPPELKGLIDRIVEFITRNGRQFEATLIEQDIKHGRFPFLLPSNQYNSYYLKVLQTGQETNGRSSSGKDGLVGRGDRKAFVHKKNEFSSLDSDVGDIPPESDIKEKFKMVIGKPKKDVQESRSKGTEQECGVTVDAAAAAAILQAAIKGLNKSNLRISNAPLNAQSDINHSEGNRSTSPISLYSSQTENADRNGSHKVSTLAPNTTLSTCLEASRDQEAQLTEEQKVKADRLKRAKMFVAMLKTGAVPLKNQASRESSADPLEFGASKSANEINLTGKDGGGISAPTDAERTATVENLERIYFGEEHRERLARRRYRARSGGCDNTDEEDGDDGEKKRHNKGCSRSKYNSRSRRHDEDGNAEEIDGKHSRRRCRSHSSYDENNDGARNEEDRDHECSKPKHHSRHSQNEDDGHVVTYKKVKDHKQCRKKHHSHHSSRKRRCSSKKRSDEENESDSGGRDHQHSQKKHRSQHSSGHGRDKHRHRNGHSSGDKKSRHYLEHDSSSDDEDHNHTSLDKNEKEINDERDELEEGEVCFKVSEGSSGIASGHVSRETSVGALISHERATSQPPGTTSEVPDDLRAKIRAMLMATRL
- the LOC140988021 gene encoding uncharacterized protein isoform X1, encoding MDLQVVGRHALLFDDDATADFVNSNRALVEWYSLQIDRYDVRHLLSAPPPPRRCNRNSEHIVPEDTALESQLDHERYLDLPSHSDQPEVEECEKSSNGGGYYAVGYSYGENDYSAGSKKADTEMDFCGFIPPFAIPPILLQSLPPTEKVHQIIARTAMFASKHGGQSEIILRVKQGDNPTFGFLMPDHHLHSYFRFLVEHPELLHSEHNEKSQGEMKDVHGEHHNTNGVGGALSLLGSAYGSGEEEDSDCNANTEYELSQDNSNSVNSLVAHGLNKMESNADVAKDVLLSRNITPSIKEKVFSVKKNSSISASKSGNLKGPKKNGESGSFSATAEKTGSSTLGILSKIEPIILEPPPELKGLIDRIVEFITRNGRQFEATLIEQDIKHGRFPFLLPSNQYNSYYLKVLQTGQETNGRSSSGKDGLVGRGDRKAFVHKKNEFSSLDSDVGDIPPESDIKEKFKMVIGKPKKDVQESRSKGTEQECGVTVDAAAAAAILQAAIKGLNKSNLRISNAPLNAQSDINHSEGNRSTSPISLYSSQTENADRNGSHKVSTLAPNTTLSTCLEASRDQEAQLTEEQKVKADRLKRAKMFVAMLKTGAVPLKNQASRESSADPLEFGASKSANEINLTGKDGGGISAPTDAERTATVENLERIYFGEEHRERLARRRYRARSGGCDNTDEEDGDDGEKKRHNKGCSRSKYNSRSRRHDEDGNAEEIDGKHSRRRCRSHSSYDENNDGARNEEDRDHECSKPKHHSRHSQNEDDGHVVTYKKVKDHKQCRKKHHSHHSSRKRRCSSKKRSDEENESDSGGRDHQHSQKKHRSQHSSGHGRDKHRHRNGHSSGDKKSRHYLEHDSSSDDEDHNHTSLDKNEKEINDERDELEEGEVCFKVSEGSSGIASGHVSRETSVGALISHERATSQPPGTTSEVPDDLRAKIRAMLMATRL
- the LOC140988149 gene encoding cytochrome b561 and DOMON domain-containing protein At3g25290-like, with protein sequence MWFSHTFFARVLVLAFVFPLFASAHICTDEFLTEVSEINVTKKFCNLKTLKVEFGWNFDNETRRLDIAFGGRLHGETGWLAWGLNPQGPHMVGTRALIGIKRQNGTLEWHKYNITEATRNGCQLLPSEDIGLDVHNFSFVHKVHMGYYVILATIFLPKEYNSSRANVVWQVGEHATESGPLMHPTSIQNFDTAEVIDLVSNKVIGYTAHRRRQLRTAHGIINIVGWGAFIPIGVIAARYFRNFPRRWSLWFVAHVGCQITGYSLGVIGWGIGLWLGNSSKYYIFQTHRNIAIIIFTFATMQMFSLKLKPKVTDEYRNYWNMYHHFLGYSLLAVVSVNIFYGIRIFGEDNGWKWSYVGLLGALGGVALIFEVYTWIKFCLVKAKERKIGSKDQISAAVVAATAASAGDR